The DNA window GCGCATCCGGGCGATCGCCGTCTCACGGGTCGCCGGTTTGCCGCGTCCGATCCAGAACGTCGCCGACTGCGCCGCGAGACGCGCTGCGGCCAGCGCGATGTGCATGTCGGCGACCAGATGCTGTGCCGCCTGGAATGAGGCGATCGGCCTGCCGAACTGCTCGCGCATCTTCGTGTACGCAACGGTGCGGTCGATCACCGCCTCGCCGATACCGACGAGGTCCAAAGAGTCCAGCGCCACAATGGCATTGGCCGTCCGTCGTAGCTGTTCGATGTCAACGGGCGTGGGCTCGTCGATCGAGACGTCGTCGAACCGGACCGTGAACACCGGAAATCCGCCCATGATGGGCAGGGGGTTGATCTCGACGCCGTTCGCAGTGGTGTCGACGGCGACGACGCCCGCGTCTGTGCTCGCGACGATCACATCGGCCTGGTCGGCGTCGGCGACGTAGTGCGCGTCGCCGCTCACCCGCCAGGCGTCGCCGTCACTGCGCACGCGCAATCGCGGTGTCACGTCGGATGCGTCGCGCGGGTTGAACAGCGCGTACGTTCCGCGGGCTTCGCCGGATGTCAGACGGGGCAGCCATGCCGGCCCGACGTCGAGCCAGTCGACGGCGATCGCCGCGTACACCGAGCTCTGAACCACCCTGGGGCACAGCGCTCGTCCCGCCTCGACGCAAAACACACCGATATCGTTGAGGCTGGCGTCGACCACCAAGCCGAGGATGCCCGCGGACGCGAGCGCCTTCCACTGCGCGTCCGGTTCGAGGTCGGCCGACAGTACGCTGCGGCACATCGCGGCCAGGTCGCGTTCGTCCTGCGAAGGAATCACTCGCATGCCGTCACCTCCCGTACGACGGCATCTTGTGACCGCGCTGGGCGATCACGTCGCGAAGGACTTCGTTGGTGCCACCGCCGAACCGCATGAGCGGCGACACCCGGTAGAGGCGCTCGAAGAATCCGGCGAGCGGTGCGCCGGCGCTGCGGTGGGCCCGCAGGCCGTCAGGCCCGAGGAGGTCGAGCGCGAGGTCGGCGATTCGCTGCCGCAACTCGCTGGT is part of the Mycolicibacterium tusciae JS617 genome and encodes:
- a CDS encoding acyl-CoA dehydrogenase family protein; the protein is MRVIPSQDERDLAAMCRSVLSADLEPDAQWKALASAGILGLVVDASLNDIGVFCVEAGRALCPRVVQSSVYAAIAVDWLDVGPAWLPRLTSGEARGTYALFNPRDASDVTPRLRVRSDGDAWRVSGDAHYVADADQADVIVASTDAGVVAVDTTANGVEINPLPIMGGFPVFTVRFDDVSIDEPTPVDIEQLRRTANAIVALDSLDLVGIGEAVIDRTVAYTKMREQFGRPIASFQAAQHLVADMHIALAAARLAAQSATFWIGRGKPATRETAIARMRATEVKKITLDAHQLHGGMGYVVDTGLHVFSERARVLSTLGGGADVAAKWLDGTRVSR